CGCCGTCGTCCCCGCAGCGCGCCGCAACTGCACACCAACTTGCTCAACCGGACGCTCCAGGACACCATCCACGGGTACTACCTCCAGGCCCTTGCCCTGCTGCCACCAGGCTCTCGCTTCCACCGCAGCCTGATTAAGGCCGGCTACTGCTACGGCCCGTTCGACCccgtctccaacatcatcatcaacaccatctGGTATGATGCCAATTTCCCACCCTCCATGAAACTCGAGCTGGATGTCATGGGCACGCGGAGCCTCCACAGGGTGGAGAACCGCTCCTTGTACGGCATGGTCTCCTTCCTCTGCACACGTTACCATGAACTTGATTTCCATCAAGCCGTGCGCTGCCTGCTCCAGGCAGATGCCAACCTTGTGCTCGCTGATCCCAACCTTGTGACTGATACTAACCTTGTCTACGACTTTGGTATCGTGAGAGATGTGCTGAGGCATGGACCAGCCTCTGCCTTTCGTTGCAAGCTCCAAACTCAAGCCCCCCCCCAACACTGGTCTCACTGTAGGACACCCGGACACTGGTATTGAGGAAGCCTTCTTGGCCGCCGCCACCGCGGCCTGTCACCCCAACCCAGACGCTCAAGCACAGCTTCTCACTTCTTGTTGCAAGGTGGACCCGAGTCCTGTCTTGTCTCTGCTGCCTATTGACTCTCACAAGCTCTCCTTTCAAGATTTAAGCCTGCTTGCCAGGTTTCTATCTTGCAATCCCCTCTATGAGTATGACAAGGCACTTCCACTTCCCCCAGTCCCCCTCAAATGTTACCCACGTGCAGAGCTAGCGAGCCTGTATACAGTCATCTCCAAGGAGGTCAATGCTCTGCTGAATAAATATCAACAGATGCCAAACGGGGTAGGTTTGCTCTGcctgttgttggttattgctaACATTTCTCATCCACCGCCTATGCTCATCAAATGTTGAATTACAGGATCCCAAGTTCAAGCTTCATATGATTTGTGTTGTGAATGATCGGGTCCGCGGCCCTGCTCCATGGCCTCCTCATCGCCATGGCCACTCTCACGTCAACTTCGTGGCTACTTCCAAAAGCCCTGGTGGTGAAGCTCCTACTTTATTTTTTGCTGAAATTAATGCTGACAACCGAAGCATGTCCTTCTGTTGCCCTGTGGATCTGCCGCCGCCATGTGCTGGTATGCTATATAAACAATCCTATgccaatatttttcatatattatctACTCAGTGTATCTCGTTGTCAATGCTATATAGGCATCTTTTCCACAACTGACCACTTGATTTTGTTTTATTATTACTCCGTCAGCCTAAACCCTCATATGTAAAGTCAATATAATAAAAAAAATCGAGAAAAGA
This genomic window from Triticum dicoccoides isolate Atlit2015 ecotype Zavitan unplaced genomic scaffold, WEW_v2.0 scaffold78643, whole genome shotgun sequence contains:
- the LOC119347877 gene encoding uncharacterized protein LOC119347877, producing MDQPLPFVASSKLKPPPNTGLTVGHPDTGIEEAFLAAATAACHPNPDAQAQLLTSCCKVDPSPVLSLLPIDSHKLSFQDLSLLARFLSCNPLYEYDKALPLPPVPLKCYPRAELASLYTVISKEVNALLNKYQQMPNGDPKFKLHMICVVNDRVRGPAPWPPHRHGHSHVNFVATSKSPGGEAPTLFFAEINADNRSMSFCCPVDLPPPCAAQIPCIYCESMGTRIVHPVGIHFTGRDSEFENMACEKDPLGRVYATMRIINHRRGMAESVHVNVKEDSLYDGMDGHKSKYDIETGSLSMKEYVLLIPALI